One genomic region from Ralstonia pickettii DTP0602 encodes:
- a CDS encoding glucokinase (K00845: glk; glucokinase [EC:2.7.1.2]): protein MAATASTPSSAAFPRLLGDIGGTNVRFALETAPMQIGPVTALKVVDFPSLEAALRQYLDGLAASGQAVPRHAAIGLANPVTGDQVRLTNHNWSFSIDGMRRALGLHTLVAINDFTALALALPHLPADGLEQVRPGTAVRAAPLALLGPGTGLGVSGLVPAPGGQAVPLAGEGGHIELMPDTDDEWVAWRAAHRNIGRVSAERLLSGSGLSQIHAALAAETGTLLLAPLQPDQVTAGAFERNDPLCQRTMAVFFGLLGSVAADIALVLGARGGVYLGGGILPRFVPALQASSFAERFVAKGRMRGWLEAVSVHVITARHPALAGLSRALDERLSAGNS, encoded by the coding sequence ATGGCCGCGACTGCTTCCACACCGTCTTCCGCCGCCTTCCCGCGCCTGCTGGGCGACATCGGCGGCACCAACGTGCGCTTCGCGCTGGAAACAGCACCGATGCAGATCGGCCCCGTCACCGCGCTGAAGGTGGTCGACTTCCCGTCGCTCGAAGCGGCGCTGCGCCAGTACCTGGACGGCCTCGCCGCCTCCGGCCAGGCGGTGCCGCGCCACGCGGCGATCGGCTTGGCCAACCCGGTGACCGGGGACCAGGTGCGGCTGACCAACCACAACTGGTCGTTCTCGATCGACGGCATGCGGCGCGCGCTCGGGCTGCACACGCTGGTGGCGATCAACGACTTCACCGCGCTGGCGCTCGCTTTGCCGCACTTGCCCGCCGACGGGCTGGAACAGGTGCGCCCCGGCACGGCGGTACGCGCCGCACCGCTGGCCTTGTTGGGGCCCGGCACCGGGCTGGGCGTGTCGGGCCTGGTGCCCGCGCCGGGCGGGCAGGCCGTGCCGCTGGCGGGCGAGGGCGGGCATATCGAACTGATGCCGGACACCGACGATGAATGGGTGGCCTGGCGCGCCGCCCATCGCAACATCGGGCGCGTGTCGGCGGAGCGGCTTTTGTCGGGCAGCGGACTGTCGCAAATCCATGCCGCACTGGCCGCAGAAACGGGTACGCTTTTGCTCGCTCCGCTGCAGCCGGACCAGGTCACCGCCGGCGCTTTCGAGCGCAATGACCCGCTGTGCCAGCGCACCATGGCCGTGTTCTTCGGGCTGCTCGGCTCGGTCGCGGCCGACATTGCGCTGGTGCTGGGCGCACGTGGTGGCGTCTACCTCGGCGGCGGCATCCTGCCGCGCTTCGTGCCGGCGCTGCAGGCCTCGTCGTTTGCCGAGCGCTTTGTCGCCAAGGGGCGCATGCGCGGGTGGCTGGAAGCCGTGTCGGTCCACGTCATTACCGCACGCCATCCGGCGCTGGCTGGCCTTTCGCGCGCGCTTGACGAGCGGCTCAGCGCCGGGAACAGCTAG
- a CDS encoding transcriptional regulator (response regulator in two-component regulatory system with QseC; regulates FlhCD which is the master regulator for flagella and motility genes~K02483: K02483; two-component system, OmpR family, response regulator) translates to MRVLLVEDDAMIGDSVRVALRQEGFTVDWVRDGDAGLAAATTAQDGEACYDLVLLDLGLPRRSGLDVLRTLRTRGVPTPVLILTARDAVADRVAGLNAGADDYLVKPFDLQELAARMHALARRAAGRAEPLIVYGDVVLNPATREATHRGEPVRLSAREFALLSALMARPGKVWSVPQLQERLYGWDDEVGSNTVEVYIHALRKKFGAALIRNIRGVGYVVPRLDGDTAADKPAGEGDSR, encoded by the coding sequence ATGCGCGTATTGCTGGTGGAAGACGACGCCATGATCGGCGACAGCGTCAGAGTGGCGCTGCGCCAGGAAGGCTTTACCGTCGACTGGGTACGCGACGGCGACGCGGGACTGGCCGCGGCGACCACCGCGCAGGACGGCGAAGCGTGCTATGACCTGGTGCTGCTCGACCTCGGCCTGCCGCGGCGCTCCGGCCTCGACGTCCTGCGTACGCTGCGCACGCGCGGCGTGCCCACGCCGGTGCTGATCCTGACCGCGCGCGATGCCGTGGCTGACCGCGTGGCGGGCCTGAACGCAGGCGCCGACGACTACCTGGTCAAGCCCTTCGACCTGCAGGAACTGGCCGCGCGCATGCACGCACTGGCGCGCCGCGCGGCCGGCCGGGCCGAGCCGCTGATCGTCTATGGCGATGTCGTGCTCAACCCCGCCACGCGCGAAGCCACCCACCGCGGTGAACCGGTGCGGCTGTCGGCGCGCGAGTTCGCGCTGCTGTCCGCGCTGATGGCGCGGCCAGGCAAGGTGTGGTCGGTGCCGCAGTTGCAGGAGCGCCTGTACGGCTGGGACGATGAAGTCGGCAGCAATACCGTCGAGGTCTATATCCATGCGCTGCGCAAGAAGTTCGGTGCCGCGCTGATCCGCAATATCCGGGGCGTGGGCTATGTGGTGCCGCGCCTTGACGGCGATACAGCGGCGGACAAGCCGGCGGGCGAAGGGGACAGCCGCTGA